A window of Rosa rugosa chromosome 7, drRosRugo1.1, whole genome shotgun sequence genomic DNA:
CAGCATGTCATGCCTGCAGAAAAAGGTAAACAACCTTAAAATCGAAACTACACTTCTAAGTTGGATCAGTAAGATAGGTGTAAGAATAAATGAAGCTGCAAATATGCTGGCATTGGAGATGAAGTGGTTTTTACTTGAGACTGAAACGACAAAATTGAAGCCAATGCCATTACTCACCTCATATAATAAAATGCTGAGGATAGATGCACTGCTGAAACAATTAATGCCTTATCAATTGGAAGCAGGACCTGCAGCACAAGTTGTCGCAGGCCTATTGTTGTCGGTCAAACTTCGTCCATGACTCTCAGCACTGTTCTGGTTTCCCTGGTCAGTCAAAGAACCATCTGCTGTTGGATTTGCTACAGGATCCTGGTCAACTCTACTATTATCTCTGGTCTCAAGGCGCTCTATAATTCGAGATACACTAGCAATTCCAGCATTGACTTCTCTCCGGACTTCGGAACCAAGTTCTGACATAGAAGTGCTACGAGAGAACAGCCTCTCCTTCCAGCCTCTTGTACTTTTTGAAAATGACTCCTTATATCTTGGGTAAAACAAGTGAAAATGGTCAATCAAACAAAATATCGAAGTAGTCAAATGATCGAAGTAGTCAAATGAAgttcaaaatagaaaaatggTTCACTTCATGTATCATACTTCATTGACATGGCATTGAATTTTGATTTCAGAGACTCTGAAATAGACTGAAGATCTGATGGTCCTGCACTTTCCTGATCCATTGGTGAGGACTGACTAGTAGAGCTCCTACAAACAGATACAAATGCTTAGCAACGAATAGCATACAATAAAACTGATCGACACTATTAACATAAATGTAACAAGGAAACGATGACTACCAGCGACTAGAGGGAACTCCTTGACGATTTCTTTGCATGAGTGTAGGCCCAGATGGGGAGGAAGAAAACCCATCAGTTTGAACAGATGAAACTTGTGAACTCCATCGTGATGATTCATTTCCACCTGATGTAAGTGGGATAGATGGACTTGCTGCAGTTATGGTAGCTGGTTCACTCTCCCCACCCGAGGCAGAAACATGACCAAGTGAAGGTGCACTATGATGAGTGGAAATCACTGAGAAGTGTGGATGACCACGAACAGATGACCGGTTCCTCTGGCCTTCCCTTCTACCAGTGTGGTGAGCCCTTCCCATTGAAGCAGCAGCTGCCAAGTGCTGGATGATACGCTCTTCAAGGTCAGCATCATTAGTACCCACAGGTAACTGCATTCATAACATGACCACATTAATATAACTCCTGAAGCTTTAAATTTCTACGTTTAATTTCATCAATTCTTTTCTATTGGACAGACAGAAGTAGATCAGAGCTTCTAGTGTTACAAAGAATGTATGGAATTATTTCATCAAAGAAAGGAATAAAGAACAAGATAGATGATAGACATGCTGCACTTCAAATTCGCCAAGGGTGGGATGATGGAATATAGCTGCGTTTCTTGATGTGGCCCTAATGCTCCTCTCCCGTTCTACTGCCTCCAGTAATTCTTGACTGCCACAAATATGCATTTGAGTTAAATCCAGGTAAGCAATAACAATACAAGTCAATTAGATAATGACAAAAGTGAACCTGGAAGGATCCTTCAGGCTAAGGGCTTGCCAACACATCGGACATTGGGAACTTCTCTGGCACCTATATATGTAACAGTGTGTTAGACTCTAAGACTGATGTACGTTTATCCATTACTATTTCACTGAACAATTATCTTACAAAAATTACATATTGCTAATCCGTTAAGCAAATACGCTTAGATAATATGTTCACAATTTGAATACTTACTGATGAACTAATGATGGAAGAAAGTTAGAATAaagaagggggaaaaaaaacacAACGAATCAATGCACAAACAGTTTCTTTAAGCCAAGAAAGATGTCAATGGATCTCTCATAAGCAGATTAAAACCAACGATAATGACATCTTCTTCAAGTCAGAGTCGATTTTACGTTTTCATGAAAACGAACCATACATAAGAGGAAATTTTAACAGTTATATAATCAATTGAGAAAAAGAATGACCTGATGAAATGACATTATCTCTTCTTAAATGAATGCAAGTATATATCAAAGATCAatgacaaaaacaaataaaaagtaagATCACTAATTGAGTTTTAGTAACAACcataacagaaaagaaaaataaagagtgATTAAACATTTGAAGATGAGTTATATACCATTCCAGGATGCAGTGGAAGTGAAACTCATGCTTGCAAGTAGTCAGCTGCATATAAAACACACAGGAATGGAATTGAAGGCACATCTTTGTAAGGTAAACATGTGAAATACAATGCTTATAGATTATCATCTGTTCTAAACACATGATAATCTATATTACCACTGCAACAGATGAAACAGGAGTACATAAAATTGATATAGTACCACTGAAGGATCACTTTCACAAAAATCCTCAAGGCATATGCTACAGGCTTCACCACATGCATCTTGTATTCCCCCTTCCACAAAAGCAGCAGCTGATATTAATTGAGTTTCAGCCTTCTTTGCCTCCGCCATATCCGGAACCTTTTAATACACAAAACCAAGTTTCAGCATTGACCAGTAGAGTACAGGGTTCATCAAACGCAGCATAACTAAAACCCAAAGAGAGTAAGGATCCATTTTCAAAGTCTAGACCAATCTCAGTCCCTACGTTGAATGGTAAAAGAAAACACAAATAACACATTTGCAGCAGACACCAAACCAACAAAAGCTACAGATACAAATAATTTTGAGTTGCCAAATTATAAGCCCCAGCTCAGTGAGCCTTAACCTACTAACTGAGGCTGGCGAGGTGAGTCTCTTAAGTCTCACTCCATTTAGCCCTAGAACCATATCCACAACTAAAATCTTTGGAAATTATTTCTTAGCATACAGCCACAACCCCCACGGCTGTCCTCTAGTTATTTTTAGTCCATATCAAAATCCATCGGTTCAAATTATCCATCTTAGAAAGATGTAACATTTCACTACAATGATAAATTGTATTCTCTGAAAACTGATCTAAATGGAGTGAGACTTCAATTTCATGCGCCGCACACAAACTTTATAATCATTCATCAACCATTCAAATCGAAATCACCCCTTTTTCAAATAAGTTAAACCGAGGTAGGTGAATAATTATATCTGTTGGAGAACTCCAAGAGATTCGTGTAGGGTGCCACAATTCAAAAAGCTACACTATATCTTTTACAGCTCTACCTGAGATGAATAACACTCTGGATGTCCTGCATCAATGTAATTCCAAAACAGAGGAAAAACATTACAATTTACCTATAGCTGCTTCAGAACTAATGTATATCCTTGCGATATTTAGTGCGATCATCCATTATTGTGAATTAAAGCAATTTTAACTTGCTGATGACCCCagaacaaacagaaaaaaaattcatatttcTGTTTCAGATTTTAACAACAAAATCATGGATAACATGAGCAAGTTTGAAAAGCTGATTTCTTTTACTCGGGTATGGTTTCCTCTGTACAAAGTCCTTTACATGAAAATCAATACGTACATTCATCCATCTCATCCATTTGTTCATCCCGCATAACATATACCAACTCAAATACATGAAACCCAGATGAAAATATGATCATATGAAAGACCATTCATAAGAGAACCGAATCAAGTTTCAATCacacaagaaaaaggaacaaactttaatcaaacccaaaaggaaaaaaggTTTAAGGGTTTACCTCCATTAAGGGATTACAATTGGTAGTCAAGAAATTCAGAGAAGAAGAGACATTCATGCAGCAGATCGTGCTCCGACTTTCCCAACAAGAGAATCCCACTTCAGAGATTCATAGCAGGAAGCCGGCAAATGGATTGAACACCCTAGAATTCAGTGGTGTACAATGATTAATAGCTAAAAAGAgaatgaggaggaggaagaaggaatAGGAATATCACAATGTCCACCTTTACCTTCAATAATTTATGGGAATGTTGGTTTAATATTGCTGTGTTTTGAAGTAAAATATCCCTCTAATCCAAGTTATCTTAGCTCTGTTTTCATCAAAACATATAATCTAATTATAATAGGCTTaaaaatttctataaatacaaaaacagATGAATGTGCCTTTCAACTCCCACATTTGAGGTTTTGCCTTATTTGTTTTGTCTGTTGCGCGGAGGAAAACAAAGCATCCCGACAACCACGACATCATAAAACTGACAGGGAAGACCTCAAGAGTCGCGTCCCTTTGATCAGCTCACACCCTTTGAAAATCTTATCTTTCTCTCTTTATGGGTCATTTCATTTATAAATGTAGGTATTTTGCTCAGTTTTTGTCTACCACAGTGAACACTGAACAGTCCCACACTatcctaagagcaagttcacccgttgagtcaccgggtcacctactattcactggtttttagtgtatattttcattctctgggtcacgaaatacactgtgctcgtgacccagggcacgaaatacactgtgcaggtcaccatggtgacccagaacactgtaccgggtgacccagggcacgaaatacactgtgctcgtgacccagggcacgaaattaacactaaaaagtagtgaatagtgggtgacctggtgacccaacgggtgaacttgccctaaTTGCAAAAAGTTTTCTAGTGTTTGGACTGCAGAGTTGTTGGGCTAATTCTTATACCATAATAAACTAACTTAACAATTTTCGGTTAAAAGATTTAAAAATAGGGAGCTTTGTAAAATACCTCATTACATTACTTTTGAATTGTCAATACTTACGTTTGGTTATTTtcaacataccaaaaattccaaaattgctATGAAAGACAAAATAgtaaatcaaacaacaaaaaagtTAGTAAAAGTATAATCGGGACTCACTTCCACTATCTATTTCTAGGGCTCATCATTTAGTTCTTAAGCCCTAAGTTCATTTGAAGCTCGCTTGGCTCGTAGGGTCGAAGCTCAGCCCGGTCCTTGCATTAAGGCAGGTTAGCCCATCCTTTTTTctaatagggtagggtatggacCATGTAAATGACGCCCTGCTAGCCCtgacaattttctattttttctattttctaaatatgtttctctcttttcttattCACATATAACTTATCTCTTTTTTACTTTGTAATTGATTTAGTAAGCTTTTTTTACTTCTCTTATCTGGCGGCGGCAAACTCTAAGCCTAGGGTTCTGCTCGTTGCGATTCTTGGCCTCCGATGAGTTTCTTTCCCCTCGTGAAGCCTGTTTATCGCCCACCTCGAGGTCGTGCTTCCCCTCCGTTCAATCTATGGGTTGTGGCATCCCTTCTCTTGTTGAATTGTCATTCGGATCTTCACGGTGGTGCTTGCTGAGAGTTTGATCGGGATTTCAATTACTTAAAGGACTCTCGTCAGAAGAGGGTCTTTTCCGATGCGGGTTTGTGCGAGACgattcgcatttgggatcctggATCTGCCTCCTTTCTTTTGCAGGGCAGAAGGAGTTGCTACGATGGTGGTTGGAGGCTGTGTCCGATCTGGCTTGCTAGATCGGGCTAGGCTGATAGGTTTTGGTTTCTGTGATGGACATTGGCTGTAGCGCGGTGTCCACCATGGCTTCCGTTTTCTGGAGAGCCATATTCCATGTGCACATATAAGTTGaacatagattttttttttttaatcaaatcaaACAAGACAATTCCAaaagcaaacaaacaaataaataattttggCAACTTTAAAACCAAAATTGGAAAGCTAGAACCTCAGCCTCCCTTTTCCAGCCAAGGTAGGTTGCAAACAAAAGTTTCTCCGAGACCAGTCCACACTAAAATAGCTAATTTAAATAAATTATATTACAGAGAGAATCAAAATTTCTTGCCTTACCTGATAATCAATTTGAGCTTGGCCGGTGCTTCGAGTCCTTGTTCCTCAGTGACTGAGTTTCgaaaacaataacaataatCAAATAAAGAATCTATGACTACGCCAAAATAGGCATTCAATTTAAAACCTTATCaaatgtagtaagaataagtatgAATCGTTCTTGGCCGGGGATTAGGGATGTAAACTCCTGCAAAAGACGTTAATTAAATAAGAGAATAAAGTGAAAACAAAGTATATATTAACATGGTACTTAAGAAAATAAGGGGGGAGTTTAAAGAGTTTGTATTCTAATTTAATTACACTAGTGATCAAACCAATCTGAATCAAGATAGAATTAGGTGAGTGGAGATAGTAGAGACGAAATTACCTACTCACTAACACGTTAACGAGGCATCAAAACACCAATCACGAATCGAACATATCATagcaagaaatcaatcaagaacagaagAACATATCATACGTCCTTATTACTTccgttaattaaattaactagatgaacgcactataattaaccctattaaacatgcaattaCTAGTTGTAGCTAATCACTCACAAGAACAAAATTAACGCATTAAGAACATATGGAAGTTTGATTGACTTAAGCAAAGATAACAAGTTAGAACGTTAATCCTATCATGCAAagctcattgttgatttacctaattAACTATACGTTTTCTACttagcaattaagacctagaacacTAGCAAACCTTAATCTGGAAACAATTACATGCTCATAATTCTAAGTATGCATCCAACTATTATAAAACATATAAATGCTGgtattgaagcacaaaatcaacaaacaaactATAACAAGATGAAATTGCATTTTCCTATTTTGAAAAACATAAAACGTTAAACATGCTTAATGGTATTTGGAAATTAAGCCTAGTATTTGGAAATTAAGCCTTTAACatgatggaggaagaagaagaagaagatgcagAAGCCGATGGAGGTGATGGAGGATGATAGATTGGAAGAGATCAGGAAGACAGTGGATATCACTCTCGCTCAAAATCGAAAGGAGGAGGGCAGTGAGGATGATGGTGGTATCCAATATCTCAAGAGAGGCCCCTGCAAGGACATTACTTTTCCAACCACTAAATGGACTCGGATTGTAAGTGAACCTATTGATACGAAGACCGAAGTCAAGTTTGAAATTGGTAATTCTTATCCCGAAAGCACTGAGGTGAGGATGTGGGGAACTCTGTCAAGTATTCGAAAGGCTTTGGCTATGATAACTAAACTTCTAGAGATATTTGATATATACTGATATATACTGAATTAGTTCAAACCTAgtgttttgtttctttgtcattattttttatttaagttGATTTTAGATATATCAGCATCTGGGTTGTGCATCTCCAGTTGGTGATTTCTCCATACTATTGGGAACATGAAAATCTCTTGCCTAATTCTTCAAAGACGATTCATGAATGCAGCCTATAAGTTGGTGACATACtcaagtttttctttttataaggTTTTGGTTCTTCCCAATTGCTTCAATAGATTTTTGTTCCTGTCTATACAAGATGCATTAGTAAATGTGACTACGCCAATATATACGTTCGATCAATTTAAAActctatcaatgtagtaagaataagtatgAATCGTTTTTTGCCGGGAATTAGAGATGTAAACTCCTGCAAAAGACGTTAATTAAATAAGAGAATAAAACGAAAATAAAGTATATATTAACATGGTATTTATGAAAACAAGGGGGAGTTTAAAGAGTTTGTATTCTAATTTAATTACACTAGTGATCAAACAAATCTGAATCAAGATAGAATTAGGTGAGTGGAGATAGTACAGATGAAATTAACTACTCACTAACACGTTAACGAGGCATCAAAACATCAATCACGAATCAAACATGTCATagcaagaaatcaatcaagaacaaagatgaatgCATACAAAGTCtttattacttcccttaattaaattaactagatgaacgaatcataattaaccctattaaacatgcaattaCTAGTAGTAGCTAATCACTCACAAGAACAGTATCAACGCATTAAGAACATATGGAAGTTTGATTGACTTAAGCAAAGATAACAAGTTAGAACGTTAATCCTATCATGCAAAGCTCATTGTTGATTTATCTAAGGAACTATAGGTTTTCCATtaagcaattaagacctagaacgctatcAAATCTTAATCTGGAAACAATTATATGCTCATAATTCTAAGTATGCATCCAACGATTATAAAACATATAAATGGTGgaattgaagcacaaaatcaacaaacaaactATAACAAGATGAAATCGCAATTTCCTGTTTTGAAAAACCTAAAACGTTAACCATGCTTCATGGTATTTGGAAATTAAACATCAATACATAAATTTTAATCTCACAAATATTTGAAACATCCAAATATTCATAACAAAAATCTGTTTTGAATTACAAGTAAAGTAAACCAAAAACAATATAGAGAtggtcatggttacacttttaaagtCTTCAAGAatgcaagaagcttcaaaggtggtggatgCTTGACTTTGAAGTACTATGGCAAGGAATGTATGGAGTGAAGGATGCTACGGCTTCAATGCTTGAACTTTGGAGAGGTTGCCCAAAACTTTGAGAGAGCAAGGAGGAGTGTATGCGAAATTGATTGCAAGATGTTTTTGACATTGTATAGCTACCCCTATTTATATTACACGACATAGGGTGGTGTCAAGATTGTTTTCTACTTCTTCTGCATCACCTGACCTTCACCAAAAAGAGGTAAAAATCAACCTTGAATCTTCCTTGAATATTGCCATCATGTATCTAGTCTCAATTTTGGTCTTCATGCAACTTGTATGTAATCAGGAAACCTTAATTGATAaatattctcttttattttcttttctagatTGCATACGAAGTAGATTACCTTCCAAATTCCTCAAAGACGTCGAAATCTTCTAGATATCTCTTCTATATTCATGACATAAAGCAAATAATATTATCCAACTTGGATTCTCTTAAGACCTCACGAAGTCCATATAGAATCAGGACTCTCTCTTTTGCCGAAATCTCAACAATCTTCTAGAATAATCTTGAACATTCTTGAGTCATCTTAAAGTAATGTCATCTCCTAGCCTTCTCAAGTATCCTAGTGTGATCAGGATTCCTTATGCcaacaggtttcctagtccaataaGGACTCATTATTTTGAAATATATTCTAGAACCTTCCGAAGCTCTCTTTGTTCAACAGGGACTCCTAGTCGCATTAGGTTTCCTTTTCCTAGCAGGATTAGATTTCTTTGTCGAACTGGGATTCTGTCATTTGTCATTTCTGTCATTTCTCCGAGCTTGACtcctagttgactcaggatTCTTACTTCAATtgggattccttctcctagtaggattaggaatacatcatttctccatttcttatCAATTTCTGCGTCATTTCCTCCTTGCCATCATTTTAGACTcaaaagtacctaaaaacataaaactaagttagaaatgataatgttaagagaataactaattAAGTAAAATATAGAGAGTTTATCATTAAAAATGTCGCAtataatgctcctatcaatctAGCAAAGAAAAAGCATTTGTATTATGAAATTGGTTACGTAATCGAGCATAGGAATGAAAATTTCATTGAGAGGCTCATTTCTCCAAGCGGCATTGTTTACGTACTTGTGGAGGAATCCGAGGGAGTCGTCGACCAAGCTTGGGACGGAGATGTGGGCAGTGGAGTTGAGAGGAAAAGGAGATATTCGGAGATCCAGTTCCAGTCGATGTCGTGCGTCGGAGATCCAGTTGGAAAACTGTGTCATGCGCATAAGAGATTCAGTTCCAGTCAACCAACACGATCCAGTTCCAGTCACTAACGGTCCTGTGCTGCTGGAGCCGAGCGATTAAGCCAAAAGTCCATCATCATCAACACTCTAATATCTAACATGTTTTAGGCTTAATCACCATCCCTCACTCATCATTTCCTACTCCAACCTACACCATCACTCCCATACCATTTTCCCTTGATTttgggatctattaccacttttttactccacctccatgcttcttgcAAGTTGTGAGCTGCTTCCTTTGCTTCTCAACACCATTTCACAcctctctctccatctatttaagcACCCATTCTCTCAAGGAAGAAGACATCACCCACACTTAGCCACTACATCCTTtactctctctattctctatacaatccaccaccatctcctccacaaaacctccatctccaccacttcATTTCCCAACTACATCCCTGCTCATAACATCTCACATATACcaagcatcatcatcatctcaagtcttgaagaaggagttcaaggaAGAAGCTAGAGCACAAGAGGAGCCACCACATCATCTCCATGACAAAGTTTTCATGATCAACCACTTCATCATCCTTCACTTGTGATCATCCCTGGTCATTTCTAAACTCTATTCTTTGATAGCTTAATGTTTTCCATTATATTGATGCTAGTTTATGTAGAGATGTGTGAGTAGTctattgttggggctagggttgaaagccctagccaaacttgtaatgaattgataTTTGAATCTTATTTGGTGCAATTTCCATGATcatcttcacatgctaattcaagaagtgaatgcttgtatttgaatctagctaatttgaatactttgcatttgtcattacatgaacaatgtttagagagtagctagctttgaacattaatagcatgatagcacactaggtgtgtatgTGAGGATAGTGAGTCAAAATCACCTAgacctaggattggtttgcttgcttgattatctaaactcaaatctTTATGCATTTAGGAGCAAGGAATTTATACTTATCCGGTAATATAAATTGTTCTTGGATAGTTAGTTTCGCACTTATCCGGTGAgaattgataaaatcaaaggagttcaggccttagtagtcttatccagatgctaagagggtaattggatacTTGGGATTGTTTTacttatagtttgaacatcGATGCACGCAAGGGAGGCTATGGTGAAcaacctaaagctctaacttccaTCCATTCTATCACATCTAGTTTAACATAACCTAGttacatttcaagttttcatTGTGTGTCAATTTGAGTTTAAACCATATCCaacaccaaaatcaaaccactactACACCATCTTGCATATATTCACTATGAACGTACTTTGGTTCATTTGTGTGCCCTTGTTTGTgatttgtacatttgcatattcatctagcaccctttaggttttccttagctagagtgggttttccaatcccttaggtacgatatcccctactcacaatccctacactataacttgaCCCTTATACTTGAAGgtgactatttggctaacagtTTTCTTTCACGAAGGACAAAATAGTTAGATACAAAATAATTTGAAGATGCAAATGGCTTTATGTGTATAAGAAAAATTTGGTGTCTTTATGACTAAttaattttctattattttttaatcataaaattctCATAATTCTAAATTATTTATAACTTCCAACAATTTTCACTCTCTTTACTTGTCCTAGCTAGAACATTCAGTCATAGAAAGAAGCTCTTGGAGCATAAATGATCAAATTTATAATGAAAACTTGATATAGGAAAGATGTAGGAGTAATTATATAGTTTAAAAGAGAATTGTGATCGATCTAGCTAGTCGCTTGAGTTGCGACTTACGACTCATGAAGACAATATATTGATTATTGTCTCTCTTTGACCCTTACTGATAGCAGCCTTTGGACTTCGAAATTCTATTGAACCTGGCCTGCAGAACCAAGAATATTCTAGATGATCAAGATGAACTTACTGCTCAACGACCATGTGGAAATCATCGATCTGGTCTTGAAAGTCCACAGAAGAGAGCTTTACATTCAATGTTAAAGTCCGAATATTTGACAAAATAAGGAGAAATATAACAGTTTGGAAGAGAAAAAAACTGTAATACCCGGTCGATttcttttaatcaaagcaaagcaGTATTGCTTACTTTCATGATTTCGCTGCTTTAACTTTAATGATTATGCTTGGGTTAACTGATTGAGTTGATCTTCATTGGCCGACACTCTCCCTCACtcacaccctctctctctctcactcaaactctcactctctttctcgTCCGAAATCCaaccgaaaacagagcaaaggctcttcggtctctctctacctccaccggccaccaaacggcgtcgaaccacttccttttgcttcgtctcagccttgcgcagctgccagaggcagccttgcaccgtgacacggccaccagcggcggcgggaagctccgcccggtttgagctcgttttggaaccacgcttgatatctcaagctaccggtcaccaatcctcaccaaaatccatccacaagctcgcctcaacttcctgaagctcccagaagcagcctcacacggcggcgcatcccgtagcagcaactacaagtcaaccccgccaagaacgaaactgagctatcgatccaaatatctcgagctacaggacgtatttttgagtgattcttgaaccagtgagctcaccttgaagttctgaaaaactctccagaaggaatcgaagcgtttcgttgaagtttttacgtcgaaactcaagctcgccggattctggaatttttccgaccaccgaagctttcgatcggtatatctcgagctacagaccatatttttctgtgattcttgaaccagtgagttcttcttgagtttcttaacaactcttaagaaggaatcgaagccttaaattgacgttttcacgtcgattttggagctcgccggtttctggaaaaattccggccaccgactgatttttggtacatttcgatcccttcctgtcattttttggtcttgtgctagttatgaaaagtgtccagaatgagaaaacgaaggggacaagcacagccccgataccaattgtggtggtcggcggtggctctgtccctaactccggcggccctttccggccacctccggaggtcaaaaatttagtttctgtcaattttatgattctatgtttcgatacgatcatttcggcgtattatacgcatttttcggttatcgtatgaattagttatgaattttgagatttcgatcgatttcgatcgttagatttatgatctgtggaattaggaccgtcagatgaacctataattttgatatgatgatcgtatgactgccCCAGAGGCTTTGTgcggtcatgggcgaagatccgaccgttggatcttcgtataaatgcaaaacagtgattaggaaggcgatccgtgaggatccgaccgttggatcatcatttaatttcaatccgaccgttggattgtcgtttgattatgtttttgagttattggctaagttaaggtcatgtttgattaggtgatcgacggtttgatttggcggacgattcgtgaaattgtattttgagctgttaagaagacgcagcgggaatttagaggtgagtaaacctcacgtggttcatattacgaaccgaataaatttaattaccttattttgtcgtaattgcgtgaaaatatttatgaaataaatatttgttttaaaatcatatggacttgatcaattacggtccatgggtaagtaaaatgatttttattatacaaaatgaatttcacgattttcttgtgtgaactatagttggtattagtggtcattcctgagtgggtgattacgtatatatatatttacgtgattatatgtggaatggtgtgacattgaagagtgtggaatttgggatgattaaaatactatgaattgaaatttgacttatcatatttatatgtgatgatcatgattgatgagttcttgttaatattcatgatttacattggagtatgtatagagttggagaatgtaggattctgaggacgaggtgtccgaagt
This region includes:
- the LOC133722493 gene encoding E3 ubiquitin-protein ligase RHF2A-like isoform X2, with protein sequence MNVSSSLNFLTTNCNPLMEVPDMAEAKKAETQLISAAAFVEGGIQDACGEACSICLEDFCESDPSVLTTCKHEFHFHCILEWCQRSSQCPMCWQALSLKDPSSQELLEAVERERSIRATSRNAAIFHHPTLGEFELPVGTNDADLEERIIQHLAAAASMGRAHHTGRREGQRNRSSVRGHPHFSVISTHHSAPSLGHVSASGGESEPATITAASPSIPLTSGGNESSRWSSQVSSVQTDGFSSSPSGPTLMQRNRQGVPSSRWSSTSQSSPMDQESAGPSDLQSISESLKSKFNAMSMKYKESFSKSTRGWKERLFSRSTSMSELGSEVRREVNAGIASVSRIIERLETRDNSRVDQDPVANPTADGSLTDQGNQNSAESHGRSLTDNNRPATTCAAGPASN
- the LOC133722493 gene encoding E3 ubiquitin-protein ligase RHF2A-like isoform X1, with protein sequence MNVSSSLNFLTTNCNPLMEVPDMAEAKKAETQLISAAAFVEGGIQDACGEACSICLEDFCESDPSVLTTCKHEFHFHCILEWCQRSSQCPMCWQALSLKDPSSQELLEAVERERSIRATSRNAAIFHHPTLGEFEVQHLPVGTNDADLEERIIQHLAAAASMGRAHHTGRREGQRNRSSVRGHPHFSVISTHHSAPSLGHVSASGGESEPATITAASPSIPLTSGGNESSRWSSQVSSVQTDGFSSSPSGPTLMQRNRQGVPSSRWSSTSQSSPMDQESAGPSDLQSISESLKSKFNAMSMKYKESFSKSTRGWKERLFSRSTSMSELGSEVRREVNAGIASVSRIIERLETRDNSRVDQDPVANPTADGSLTDQGNQNSAESHGRSLTDNNRPATTCAAGPASN